The Thioalkalivibrio sulfidiphilus HL-EbGr7 genome includes a window with the following:
- a CDS encoding efflux RND transporter permease subunit, translating into MFKFIIETSVRFRWFVVIAAAVVAAYGLLELNRLPIDAVPDITNRQVQINTVAPALAPEQIERLVTYPLETGLAGIPGLTHTRSLSRNGFSQITAVFTDQTDIYFARQQVAERMREVQEDLPEGAVPVMSPVTTGLGEVLMWTVDYIPFNSTNLAEPGQPGWQEGEVYLTPEGERLITPEARATYLRTVQDWIIAPQMRSTPGLAGIDTTGGYVKEYAVRPDPARLAAHGLGLSDLVQALERANVQAGAGFIQRGGEGLVVRADALAETVEDLAQAPVANRAGLVVRVADVATVEIGQAPRQGAATRDGHEAVLGTALMIAGGNSRTAAQAAAARLSQVSQSLPPGIIAEPVLDRSVLVNATIRTVATNLTEGALLVIAVLFLLLGNIRAAAITALVIPLSFLFAVIGMNRFGISGNLMSLGALDFGILVDGAVIVIEATLLMLGQRRQELGRPLTAMERLGVAMQAARKMVRPAAFGQLIILLVFAPILTLEGVEGKTFQPMAATFMLALAGAFIFSFTFVPAMAALFVREPKSVPEIDEGHHETRVIRFVRHGIEPVIRAAIVRPRIVLGSALLALVIGASAFLSLGREFTPTLDEGDIAMQALRVPSASLEQSLSMHMALERAITAQPEVRTVFSRTGTAEAAVDPMPPNISDAVIMLKPRSDWPDPSLGKEALVERIAAVADEQIGNAYEFSQPIELRFNELISGVRTDLAVMVFGDDFTVLQGIADQVANRLRQIEGAADVRVEQVSGLPTLTVQVDRSAAAAYGLAAADVSEAVAIGIGGMAAGRIFEGDRRFDVVVRLDEEARSDPASLAALPITTPTGTTVPLSSVARIQISEGPNQISRENGSRRMVVQANVRGRDLGGFVAEAQDAVAGVALPAGVHLDWGGQFENLQRAEQRLMVVVPFVFVLIGVLLFMALGSIREAGLVFVCVPLALVGGALALLVRGMPFSVSAAVGFIAVSGVATLNGLVLMQAIRERLTAGDPPLEAAAAGAASRLRAVLTTALVAIVGFIPMAIATGAGAEVQKPLATVVIGGLLTATALTLLVLPTFAARAAKPHINRGASA; encoded by the coding sequence ATGTTCAAGTTCATTATCGAAACCTCAGTGCGCTTTCGCTGGTTCGTGGTGATCGCCGCCGCCGTGGTGGCCGCCTATGGCCTGCTCGAACTGAACCGGCTGCCGATCGACGCGGTACCGGACATCACCAACCGCCAGGTACAGATCAACACAGTGGCGCCCGCGCTCGCGCCCGAGCAGATCGAGCGGCTGGTCACCTATCCGCTGGAAACGGGGCTTGCCGGCATCCCTGGCCTGACCCACACCCGTTCACTGTCGCGCAACGGCTTCTCTCAGATCACCGCCGTGTTCACGGACCAGACCGACATCTACTTCGCGCGCCAGCAGGTCGCGGAGCGGATGCGTGAAGTCCAGGAAGACTTGCCCGAGGGCGCCGTTCCGGTGATGTCGCCGGTCACTACCGGGCTTGGCGAAGTGCTGATGTGGACGGTGGACTATATACCGTTCAACAGCACTAATCTCGCCGAGCCCGGTCAACCCGGCTGGCAGGAGGGCGAGGTCTATCTGACGCCGGAAGGTGAACGGCTGATCACGCCCGAGGCGCGCGCCACCTATTTGCGCACGGTCCAGGACTGGATCATCGCACCGCAGATGCGCTCTACGCCGGGCCTGGCGGGCATCGACACCACCGGCGGTTATGTCAAGGAATACGCGGTGCGGCCCGATCCGGCCAGGCTCGCTGCCCATGGACTCGGCCTCAGCGATCTGGTCCAGGCGCTGGAGCGCGCGAACGTCCAGGCCGGCGCGGGGTTCATCCAGCGCGGCGGCGAAGGTCTGGTGGTGCGGGCCGATGCACTGGCCGAGACGGTGGAAGACCTCGCCCAAGCACCGGTGGCCAATCGCGCCGGTCTGGTCGTGCGCGTCGCCGATGTGGCGACCGTCGAGATCGGCCAGGCACCGCGCCAGGGGGCGGCGACGCGCGATGGTCATGAAGCGGTACTCGGCACCGCGCTGATGATCGCCGGCGGCAACAGCCGCACCGCCGCCCAGGCAGCGGCTGCGCGGTTGTCGCAAGTCAGCCAGTCGCTGCCCCCAGGCATCATCGCAGAGCCGGTGCTTGATCGCAGCGTGCTGGTCAATGCCACGATCAGGACGGTCGCCACAAACCTGACGGAAGGCGCACTGCTGGTGATAGCAGTGCTGTTCCTGCTGCTCGGCAATATCCGCGCGGCGGCGATCACTGCGCTGGTGATCCCGCTGTCCTTCCTGTTCGCGGTCATCGGCATGAACCGGTTCGGGATCAGCGGCAACCTGATGAGCCTGGGCGCTCTCGACTTCGGCATTCTGGTCGATGGGGCGGTGATCGTGATCGAAGCGACGCTACTGATGCTCGGCCAGCGGCGTCAGGAGTTGGGTCGGCCGCTGACCGCGATGGAACGCCTGGGTGTCGCCATGCAAGCAGCTCGCAAGATGGTGAGGCCCGCCGCCTTTGGCCAGCTCATCATTCTGTTGGTGTTCGCGCCGATCCTGACTCTCGAAGGGGTAGAAGGAAAAACCTTCCAGCCGATGGCAGCCACCTTCATGCTGGCCCTTGCAGGTGCGTTCATCTTCTCCTTTACCTTCGTACCGGCGATGGCCGCGCTGTTCGTGCGTGAGCCCAAGTCCGTCCCAGAGATCGATGAGGGCCATCACGAAACCCGCGTGATCCGCTTTGTACGGCACGGGATCGAGCCGGTGATTCGCGCCGCCATCGTGCGGCCCCGGATCGTGCTGGGATCGGCGCTGCTGGCGCTGGTCATCGGGGCCTCGGCATTCCTATCCCTGGGACGGGAGTTCACGCCGACGCTGGACGAGGGTGACATCGCCATGCAGGCACTGCGGGTACCGTCCGCCTCCCTGGAACAGTCGTTGAGTATGCATATGGCGCTGGAACGGGCGATCACGGCCCAGCCTGAAGTGCGCACGGTCTTCTCCCGTACCGGCACTGCCGAGGCTGCGGTGGACCCCATGCCACCGAACATCTCCGACGCCGTGATCATGCTCAAACCTCGGAGTGACTGGCCCGACCCGTCGCTCGGCAAGGAGGCACTGGTCGAACGGATCGCCGCTGTCGCCGACGAACAGATCGGCAACGCCTACGAGTTCAGCCAGCCGATCGAGCTGCGTTTCAATGAACTGATCTCGGGCGTGCGCACCGATCTTGCCGTCATGGTCTTCGGTGATGACTTCACGGTACTGCAAGGAATCGCGGACCAGGTGGCGAACCGGCTGCGCCAGATCGAAGGCGCGGCGGATGTGCGTGTCGAGCAGGTGTCGGGGCTGCCAACCCTGACCGTGCAGGTCGATCGGTCGGCCGCGGCGGCTTACGGGCTTGCCGCCGCCGACGTCAGCGAAGCCGTGGCCATCGGCATTGGCGGCATGGCCGCCGGACGTATTTTCGAAGGCGATCGCCGCTTCGACGTGGTGGTTCGGCTGGATGAGGAAGCCCGCAGCGATCCCGCCAGCCTGGCCGCGCTGCCGATCACAACCCCCACTGGCACCACGGTGCCCCTGTCTTCGGTGGCACGCATTCAGATCAGCGAAGGTCCGAACCAGATCAGTCGTGAAAACGGCAGCCGCCGCATGGTGGTGCAGGCCAACGTCCGTGGCCGCGACCTGGGCGGCTTCGTCGCCGAGGCGCAGGACGCGGTGGCCGGCGTCGCGCTGCCGGCCGGCGTCCATCTCGACTGGGGCGGCCAGTTCGAGAATCTTCAGCGCGCCGAGCAGCGGCTGATGGTAGTGGTCCCGTTCGTCTTCGTGCTGATCGGCGTACTGCTGTTCATGGCCCTGGGCAGTATCAGGGAAGCCGGCCTGGTGTTCGTCTGTGTCCCCCTTGCGCTGGTCGGCGGCGCGCTGGCCCTGCTGGTGCGCGGGATGCCCTTCTCAGTGTCGGCAGCCGTGGGCTTTATCGCCGTGTCAGGTGTGGCGACACTCAACGGCCTGGTGCTGATGCAGGCGATTCGCGAACGTCTGACTGCCGGCGATCCGCCGCTGGAAGCCGCCGCTGCCGGTGCCGCCAGTCGTCTGCGGGCCGTCCTGACCACCGCGCTGGTCGCCATCGTCGGCTTCATTCCGATGGCGATCGCCACAGGCGCAGGCGCGGAAGTACAAAAGCCGCTTGCCACCGTAGTGATCGGCGGATTGCTGACCGCAACTGCACTAACCCTGCTGGTGCTGCCTACCTTCGCCGCGCGAGCTGCGAAGCCACATATCAATAGAGGAGCCAGCGCATGA
- a CDS encoding heavy metal translocating P-type ATPase, translating into MTNKLRLDLPILLPNILHDADACVGRLLAELRGQTGVEDAHVRSDGSPATHQLCIHYDPDTLPLARIRELVEVAGARITEQFGHLVWNIEGITHQRRARTVTEQLLNLPGVLEAEVSVGGVVRLEFDRQQTSEDDIRAALAEAGVGRKSETHRHEADGDHRHGGIFGANSELIFSLICGGLLVTGFAIEKLTPLPGWLPLACYLGAYFFGGFYTVGEAVQNLKLKRFEIDTLMLVAAAGAAALGAWAEGALLLFLFSLGHSLEHYAMGRAKRAIEALAELAPATAKVRRGDTIMEVAVETLALGDVVIVLPNERLPADGFVVSGESSVDQAPVTGESVPVDKRPVPDRAKATARPDLLDAAHRVFAGTINGSGAIEIVVTKRSSESALARIVKMVSEAETRRSPTQRFTDRFERVFVPAVLALAVLLLFAWVVVDEPFRDSFYRAMAVLVAASPCALAIATPSAVLSGIARAARGGVLIKGGAPLEKLGSLNALAFDKTGTLTEGRPRITDVSPAPDIDEAELLATAVAVEALSDHPLARAIVRDGTQRLGGAPLPTASGLRSLTGQGVVARIEDDTVQIGKAEMFGADGLPPLSESVAFAVEQLRNEGRTTMVVRRNGRDLGVIGLMDTPRASARSALERLRKIGITRMIMISGDNQRVADAVAKQVGLDEAWGDLMPEDKVEAIEKLREAGEVAMVGDGVNDAPAMANATVGIAMGAAGSDVALETADVALMADDLSHLPFAVGLSRQARMIIRQNLFISLGVVALLVPATILGLGIGPAVAAHEGSTLVVVFNALRLLAYRER; encoded by the coding sequence ATGACGAACAAACTGCGTCTCGATCTTCCCATCCTGCTGCCGAACATTCTGCACGACGCCGATGCCTGCGTGGGACGGCTCCTGGCCGAGCTGCGGGGCCAGACTGGTGTGGAGGATGCCCATGTCCGAAGCGATGGCTCCCCGGCAACCCATCAACTCTGCATCCACTATGACCCCGACACGCTTCCGCTCGCGCGCATCCGCGAACTGGTCGAGGTGGCAGGTGCGCGCATTACCGAACAGTTCGGCCATCTCGTCTGGAACATCGAGGGCATCACCCACCAGCGGCGGGCGCGAACAGTAACCGAACAGTTACTGAATCTACCCGGCGTGCTCGAAGCCGAGGTCAGCGTCGGCGGCGTGGTACGGCTGGAGTTCGACCGTCAGCAGACATCAGAGGACGACATTCGTGCAGCGCTGGCAGAGGCCGGCGTGGGTCGCAAGTCCGAAACACATCGGCATGAGGCGGATGGCGACCACCGCCACGGCGGTATCTTCGGCGCCAACAGCGAGCTGATCTTTTCTCTGATTTGCGGTGGACTCCTCGTTACCGGGTTTGCAATCGAAAAACTGACGCCTTTGCCAGGCTGGCTGCCGCTTGCCTGTTATCTCGGCGCCTACTTCTTCGGCGGCTTCTACACCGTCGGAGAAGCGGTCCAGAACCTGAAGCTCAAGCGTTTCGAGATCGACACGCTGATGCTGGTCGCTGCGGCTGGCGCGGCGGCGCTCGGGGCATGGGCCGAAGGTGCGCTGCTGCTGTTCCTGTTCAGCCTCGGTCATTCACTCGAACACTACGCCATGGGTCGCGCCAAGCGCGCGATCGAAGCGCTCGCCGAACTTGCTCCGGCGACCGCAAAGGTTCGTCGTGGCGACACGATCATGGAGGTCGCAGTGGAGACACTGGCGCTGGGCGATGTCGTGATCGTCCTCCCCAATGAGCGCCTGCCGGCAGACGGGTTCGTGGTGTCAGGTGAAAGCAGCGTCGATCAGGCTCCCGTCACCGGAGAGAGTGTGCCAGTCGATAAACGTCCAGTTCCCGACCGCGCGAAAGCCACCGCACGGCCCGATCTGCTGGATGCGGCGCATCGCGTGTTCGCAGGCACCATCAATGGCTCTGGCGCGATCGAGATCGTGGTGACCAAACGTTCCTCGGAGAGCGCGCTGGCGCGCATCGTGAAAATGGTCAGCGAAGCTGAGACGCGAAGATCGCCGACCCAGCGGTTCACCGATCGGTTCGAGCGTGTTTTCGTTCCGGCAGTGCTGGCGCTGGCCGTGTTGCTGCTGTTCGCGTGGGTCGTCGTGGACGAGCCATTCCGGGATAGCTTCTATCGCGCGATGGCCGTTCTCGTCGCGGCCAGCCCTTGCGCACTCGCCATCGCCACGCCGAGCGCCGTGCTTTCTGGTATCGCCCGCGCTGCACGGGGCGGTGTTCTGATCAAAGGTGGTGCTCCACTCGAAAAGCTCGGATCGCTCAATGCGCTCGCGTTTGACAAGACCGGCACGCTCACAGAAGGACGACCGCGCATCACTGACGTATCACCGGCACCCGACATTGACGAGGCCGAGTTACTGGCAACGGCGGTTGCGGTCGAAGCATTAAGCGATCATCCCCTGGCCCGCGCGATTGTGCGCGACGGCACGCAACGTCTTGGTGGTGCGCCTCTGCCTACTGCGTCCGGGCTTCGCAGCCTGACCGGACAGGGTGTGGTCGCTCGGATCGAAGACGATACAGTGCAGATCGGCAAGGCCGAGATGTTCGGCGCTGATGGCCTGCCGCCCTTGTCGGAGTCTGTTGCCTTCGCTGTCGAACAGCTCCGCAATGAGGGGCGGACCACCATGGTGGTCCGCCGGAATGGGCGCGACCTTGGCGTGATCGGCCTCATGGACACACCACGCGCATCGGCACGGTCTGCGCTTGAGCGACTACGGAAGATCGGCATCACCCGCATGATCATGATCTCTGGCGACAACCAGCGAGTCGCTGATGCTGTCGCCAAGCAAGTCGGCCTGGATGAGGCGTGGGGCGACCTGATGCCGGAAGACAAGGTGGAGGCGATCGAGAAGCTTCGAGAAGCCGGTGAGGTCGCGATGGTTGGCGATGGCGTCAACGATGCTCCAGCCATGGCCAATGCAACCGTGGGAATCGCCATGGGCGCGGCAGGATCGGACGTAGCGCTGGAAACGGCCGACGTTGCCCTGATGGCCGATGACCTCTCCCATCTGCCGTTCGCCGTCGGACTCAGCCGGCAGGCGCGCATGATCATTCGGCAGAACCTGTTCATCAGTCTTGGCGTCGTGGCACTACTGGTGCCTGCGACGATCCTGGGGCTCGGCATCGGTCCAGCGGTTGCGGCCCATGAAGGCTCGACGCTGGTAGTTGTGTTCAACGCGCTCAGGCTGCTTGCCTATCGGGAGAGATAA
- a CDS encoding LysR family transcriptional regulator, with protein sequence MELRHLRCFIAVAEERSFSRAAERLHIEQSPLSRTIKKLESDLGVVLFQRTSRGTRLTWAGQVFLEDARRVLVALEQAKTNAKAAATGYRGTLRVALSDGIARTRLSALLALCREEEPEVEIRLFEMPFSQQLRGLRHDLYDVGFTLADAVAPGIIAQPVWRDPLVVAVPARHPLLAHKHLPLNEVVNYPLVLCHPEVCEGCNQQLERLLRSVDAEPTVVERVASHDLMLALVAAGYGVGFSSAAHIEACRSTDVIARPLAERAFTFTTYLLRPNNEPSEQLSNFIRRVGKVAT encoded by the coding sequence ATGGAACTACGCCATCTTCGATGCTTCATTGCCGTGGCTGAAGAACGCAGCTTCAGTCGGGCCGCTGAGCGCCTGCACATCGAGCAATCTCCTCTTTCACGCACTATCAAGAAGCTCGAATCCGATCTGGGCGTTGTTCTGTTCCAACGCACGTCTCGCGGCACACGCCTGACGTGGGCCGGCCAGGTCTTTCTGGAAGATGCCCGCCGCGTCCTTGTTGCCCTAGAACAGGCGAAGACCAACGCAAAGGCCGCTGCAACCGGCTATCGCGGCACTTTGCGTGTAGCCCTATCTGACGGCATCGCCCGAACCCGTCTAAGCGCATTGCTCGCCCTGTGCAGAGAAGAGGAGCCGGAAGTCGAGATACGGCTATTTGAAATGCCGTTTTCCCAACAGCTACGGGGCTTACGCCATGATCTGTACGATGTCGGTTTCACCCTGGCCGATGCAGTCGCGCCTGGCATCATTGCTCAGCCAGTTTGGCGTGATCCATTGGTGGTGGCTGTTCCAGCCAGACATCCATTGCTGGCGCACAAGCACTTGCCACTGAATGAAGTGGTGAACTACCCCTTGGTGCTGTGCCATCCCGAAGTCTGCGAGGGCTGCAACCAACAGTTGGAACGTCTGCTTCGCTCGGTCGATGCGGAGCCCACCGTTGTTGAGCGAGTAGCCTCGCATGACCTGATGTTGGCACTGGTAGCGGCCGGCTATGGAGTCGGATTTTCCAGTGCGGCGCACATCGAAGCTTGCAGGAGCACGGACGTGATCGCGCGTCCTCTGGCCGAACGCGCCTTTACGTTCACGACCTACCTGCTAAGGCCCAACAACGAGCCGTCCGAACAGTTGAGCAACTTTATTCGCCGAGTCGGCAAGGTAGCCACGTAA
- the cadR gene encoding Cd(II)/Pb(II)-responsive transcriptional regulator, whose protein sequence is MEIKIGELAKRTGCEVVTIRYYEKEGLLPEPARSDGNFRLYGAAHVERLRFIRHCRSLDMSLSEIRTLLGLRDSPTRDCGEVNALLDAHIQQVEVRMEALLQLKRHLLALRETCSGARPVEACGILQGLSDGDCHDADLRNPNPQAELLVAAVDVPNGARPTRTGGRTRQLTPKEAKSRTSRAQTL, encoded by the coding sequence ATGGAAATCAAGATTGGAGAGCTTGCGAAGCGGACAGGATGCGAGGTCGTGACCATCCGCTACTACGAGAAGGAAGGGTTGTTGCCAGAGCCCGCGCGCAGCGACGGCAACTTCCGGTTGTACGGCGCCGCGCACGTCGAGCGTTTGCGTTTCATCCGCCACTGCCGTTCTCTCGACATGTCGCTGAGCGAGATCCGGACGCTATTGGGCCTGCGAGATAGCCCGACTCGGGATTGTGGCGAGGTCAATGCGCTGCTGGACGCTCATATCCAGCAGGTGGAAGTCCGCATGGAGGCGCTGTTGCAGTTGAAACGGCACTTGCTCGCACTGCGCGAGACGTGCTCGGGTGCTCGGCCGGTGGAAGCGTGCGGCATCTTGCAGGGGTTGTCAGATGGCGATTGCCACGACGCCGACCTTCGGAATCCCAATCCGCAGGCCGAACTGTTGGTTGCTGCAGTGGATGTGCCAAACGGCGCGCGCCCGACGCGCACTGGCGGTCGGACTCGCCAGTTGACTCCAAAGGAGGCCAAGAGTAGAACCTCGCGGGCGCAGACTCTGTGA
- a CDS encoding heavy metal translocating P-type ATPase: MSEHSPEGCDCAATPIIPAATQARPIAESAEAVYRIENMDCPTEEALIRSKLGGLSGVIGLDFNLMQRTLAVRHELPSLLPVEQALKAIGMQAVRMDAAVAGQTTRLSIAKMDCPTEETLIRNKLATVAGVSYLDFNLVQRTLSVRHADHALPNVLAALQALGFEAQVLEAADTTTSAAPATAPTKWWPLAVSLVAASAAEVVYWLHDGNHWSVIALALVAIFTGGLSTYKKGWFALKNLNLNMNALMSIAVTGAMLIGHWPEAAMVMALFTLAEVIEARSLDRARNAIRGLLDLAPEKATVRQPDDTWRDVDAKQVAIGARVRVKPGERIALDGEILVGHSTVNQAPITGESLPVEKTLGDPVFAGTINESGSFEYRVTAIATNSTLARIIHAVEAAQGSRAPTQRFVDQFARWYTPIVFVVAIVVALVPPLFMGAAWLDWIYRALVLLVVACPCALVISTPVTIVSGLAAAARRGILIKGGVYLEEGRKLRWLALDKTGTITHGKPAQSDFVAWANAQPSDSRRIAASLAARSDHPVSKAVAQAAKADGVALLEVADFTALPGRGVSGRIDGETYHLGNHRMLEELGHCTPELEQRISAMEVEGKTVVTLVCTSGAQALIAVADTIKDSSTSAIEDLHALGIKTMMLTGDNPHTAQAIARQAGIDRAQGNLLPDDKLREIEQLARTGKVGMVGDGINDAPALARADIGFAMGAAGTDTAIETADVALMDDDLRKIPTFIRLSRATARVLTQNIVLALGIKAVFLALTFSGHATMWMAVFADMGASLIVVLNGLRLLRH; the protein is encoded by the coding sequence ATGAGCGAACACAGCCCAGAAGGGTGTGACTGTGCGGCCACACCGATCATTCCAGCCGCAACGCAAGCCCGACCTATCGCCGAATCGGCCGAGGCTGTCTACCGCATCGAGAACATGGATTGCCCGACTGAAGAGGCACTGATCCGAAGCAAACTAGGCGGCCTATCGGGTGTGATCGGACTCGACTTCAATCTGATGCAGCGTACCTTGGCGGTGCGACATGAACTGCCTTCGCTGTTGCCGGTTGAACAAGCCCTGAAGGCGATCGGCATGCAGGCTGTACGCATGGATGCAGCCGTGGCCGGGCAGACCACCAGATTATCCATTGCCAAGATGGATTGCCCGACCGAAGAAACGCTGATCCGTAACAAGCTGGCAACCGTGGCCGGCGTCTCCTATCTCGATTTCAATCTGGTGCAACGCACCCTGTCCGTGCGTCATGCCGACCACGCGCTGCCAAATGTGCTCGCCGCACTGCAAGCGCTTGGATTCGAGGCACAGGTGCTTGAGGCAGCGGACACCACTACATCGGCTGCCCCGGCGACAGCACCTACCAAGTGGTGGCCGCTTGCCGTCTCCCTAGTGGCGGCATCGGCAGCGGAGGTCGTCTACTGGCTTCATGACGGCAACCACTGGTCAGTCATCGCTCTGGCGCTCGTCGCCATTTTCACGGGAGGTCTCTCCACCTACAAGAAGGGCTGGTTTGCGCTCAAGAACCTCAATCTCAACATGAACGCCCTGATGTCGATTGCCGTCACGGGCGCAATGCTGATCGGTCACTGGCCGGAAGCGGCGATGGTGATGGCGCTTTTCACGCTGGCCGAGGTGATCGAAGCCAGATCGCTGGATCGCGCCCGTAACGCCATACGCGGGCTACTCGACTTGGCCCCGGAAAAGGCCACCGTGCGACAACCCGACGACACATGGCGCGATGTGGACGCCAAGCAGGTCGCCATTGGCGCCCGTGTTCGAGTCAAACCGGGAGAACGGATCGCCCTCGACGGCGAAATACTGGTAGGACATTCCACGGTCAATCAGGCGCCGATCACCGGCGAAAGCCTCCCGGTTGAAAAGACGCTTGGCGATCCGGTGTTCGCCGGCACGATCAACGAATCCGGTTCGTTCGAATACCGCGTCACAGCCATAGCCACCAACTCTACGCTAGCCCGCATCATCCATGCCGTAGAGGCCGCCCAAGGCAGCCGTGCGCCGACCCAGCGCTTTGTGGATCAGTTTGCCCGCTGGTACACCCCAATCGTCTTCGTCGTAGCCATCGTCGTCGCATTGGTACCACCGCTGTTCATGGGCGCAGCGTGGCTGGACTGGATTTACCGCGCGCTGGTTCTGTTGGTCGTTGCCTGTCCGTGCGCTCTCGTGATTTCCACGCCTGTCACCATCGTCAGCGGATTGGCCGCCGCTGCGCGCCGCGGCATTCTCATCAAGGGTGGTGTCTATCTGGAAGAAGGCCGCAAGCTGCGCTGGCTGGCGCTGGACAAGACCGGCACGATCACGCATGGCAAGCCAGCGCAATCCGATTTCGTGGCGTGGGCCAATGCACAGCCTAGCGACAGCCGCAGAATTGCCGCGAGTCTGGCGGCTCGCTCGGACCATCCCGTATCCAAGGCTGTGGCGCAAGCCGCCAAGGCTGATGGGGTCGCCTTGCTCGAAGTTGCCGATTTCACCGCATTGCCCGGCAGAGGGGTGAGTGGCCGCATCGACGGTGAGACCTATCACCTCGGCAACCATCGGATGCTCGAAGAGCTGGGGCACTGCACGCCGGAACTGGAACAGCGCATCTCCGCGATGGAAGTCGAAGGCAAGACCGTGGTGACGCTGGTATGTACAAGTGGCGCGCAAGCCCTTATCGCGGTAGCGGACACCATCAAGGACAGCAGCACGAGCGCCATCGAGGATCTGCATGCCCTGGGCATCAAAACCATGATGCTGACCGGCGACAACCCACATACGGCACAGGCCATTGCCAGGCAAGCCGGCATCGACCGCGCGCAGGGCAACCTATTGCCAGACGACAAACTGCGCGAGATCGAACAACTGGCGCGGACGGGGAAGGTCGGCATGGTGGGCGACGGCATCAACGATGCGCCCGCCTTGGCTCGCGCTGACATCGGCTTCGCGATGGGTGCCGCCGGTACCGACACGGCCATCGAAACGGCTGACGTAGCGCTGATGGATGACGACCTGCGCAAGATTCCGACGTTCATTCGCCTGTCACGTGCAACCGCGCGCGTGCTGACGCAGAACATCGTGCTGGCGCTTGGCATCAAGGCGGTCTTTCTTGCGCTCACTTTCTCGGGACACGCCACGATGTGGATGGCGGTGTTCGCCGACATGGGCGCAAGCCTGATTGTGGTGCTCAACGGATTGCGTTTGCTGCGCCACTGA
- a CDS encoding class I SAM-dependent methyltransferase, with amino-acid sequence MSDQHYWESKARIYDRITAPLARPMKSAAILAADAVRGENRVLEVAAGTGLFTTAIAGAAREVVATDYATAMVAILAKRVQEAGFQNVRCEQADIKALHFDRASFDCVVAANVLHLMPDLAATLAALRRVLRPDGKLVVPTFCHDETRLATVLSRLLSLTGFPIKHRFSTRSLCNALEAAGVRVTRFKTLPGLIPVGYVEGVFD; translated from the coding sequence ATGTCAGATCAACACTATTGGGAAAGTAAAGCGCGCATCTACGATCGAATCACCGCCCCGTTGGCGCGTCCTATGAAAAGCGCCGCTATCCTTGCGGCGGATGCCGTCCGCGGCGAGAACCGGGTTCTTGAGGTTGCCGCCGGCACCGGCTTGTTCACCACTGCTATCGCAGGTGCGGCACGCGAGGTCGTTGCCACGGATTACGCCACCGCAATGGTGGCCATACTAGCGAAACGAGTACAGGAGGCAGGGTTCCAGAACGTCCGTTGCGAGCAAGCCGACATCAAAGCACTGCACTTTGATCGTGCCTCATTCGACTGTGTTGTCGCTGCGAACGTGCTGCACCTAATGCCTGACCTTGCCGCAACGCTTGCGGCGCTGAGACGGGTGCTACGACCAGACGGAAAACTCGTTGTGCCAACGTTCTGTCACGACGAAACCAGATTGGCTACCGTCCTGTCGAGATTACTTTCACTTACGGGCTTTCCCATCAAGCATCGCTTCTCCACCCGCTCGCTGTGCAACGCACTAGAAGCTGCCGGCGTGCGTGTCACGCGCTTCAAGACCTTACCGGGCCTTATTCCGGTTGGCTACGTCGAGGGTGTATTCGACTGA
- a CDS encoding AlpA family transcriptional regulator — MSSQTTAPATPVERRILRRAEVEAKTGFKRAHIYSLMKEGRFPKALRLGVRAVGWDSTEIDQWIADRLKERA; from the coding sequence ATGTCTTCGCAGACCACCGCCCCGGCGACGCCGGTTGAACGTCGCATCCTGCGCCGCGCCGAAGTCGAAGCCAAAACCGGCTTCAAGCGCGCGCACATTTACAGCCTGATGAAAGAAGGCAGGTTCCCCAAGGCGCTGCGTTTGGGTGTGCGCGCAGTGGGCTGGGACTCGACCGAGATCGACCAGTGGATCGCTGATCGCCTCAAAGAACGCGCCTGA